The sequence TATGAGGTTTTTCTGCCACCATATGTCCTGATCGGAATTGCAATTCTGTTCTCCTTCCTGGTCACTTTTGTTGCGATCCCGTCCATTGTCAGGGTATCTGTCTCCAGGAAATTAATGGCCCTTCCCAACGGGCGCACCTCTCATATCAATCCGACCCCGAACCTGGGCGGCGTTGCCATTTTTGCAGGTGTGATTGTTTCATCGGTAATATTTACCGGAATTACCACCGCCCATGAATTAAAGTACATCATTGCCGCCATGCTAATTGTCTTCTTTGTCGGGCTCAAGGATGATCTTCACCCCATGGTGGCCTACAAGAAATTTATTGGACAATCCGTTGCCGTACTGTTTATCCTGGTTCCCGGCGATTTTCATCTGGCCTCACTGCATGGTCTTCTCGGAATAGAGGAACTCTCCTATTTCTTCAGCCTGGCCATCACCTATATTCTGTTTATGGCACTTATAAACAGTTTCAATCTGATTGACGGGATCGACGGGCTTGCATCAGGCATCGGCATTATAAACTCCATTTTCTTCGGAATCGTGTTCCTCCTGGGGAACCACCTGGCTTATGCGGTCATGAGTTTTATCCTGGCATCTTCCCTGATTGCTTTCTTCTATTATAATGTGTTCAGCAAGAAAAATAAAATCTTCCTTGGAGATACCGGGGCTATGCTCACTGGCCTGATTCTTGCCATATTCGCAGTCAGGTTTCTGAACTTTGAAAGCGACAGCCTTTTCCTGAGTCAAAGTCAATCGGCTCCGGCGGTGTTATTATGTGTTCTGATTGTGCCCATCTTCGATACGGCCCGGGTTTTTATTTTACGAATTTTCAGAAGAAAATCACCCTTCGAAGCCGACCGGACTCATATACACCACCGCCTGCTGGAGCTAAGCAGAACTCACCTGAAAGCGACCTCAATAATTTTATCAGTCAATTTGCTTTTTATCGCCATAGGTCTCATATTCAGAAATATTAATACCCTGCTGTTAATAGTGATCACCCTTGCACTGGCATCTGCATTATCATACATCCCCGTTTATCTGAGGCGAAATACCAAAGATTAAGTACTTTTGAACTGAATTTTTAAATCAATTTAAAATGCCCGCGAATTCAAAACCTAATACTCAAAACCAGGATGAGATTGATCTTCTGACCCTGTTCACAAAATTGGGTGAGTTTATTAAAAATTCGATCCTCTGGCTGGTTTCATTGATTGGATCGGTCCTGGTCTTTCTTCTCCGGAAGTGGTATTATTTCACCGTTGCCATCCTGCTTACCATCCTTTCGGCGTACATCCTTAATAAGGCTGTAGAGCCTGTATATTCTTCTGATCTGATCATGCGGTCCAACGCCACCACCAATCAGCCCATCATGTCCAGTCTGAATAAGCTTGGGTCGTATGCCAGTGAAAGAAATATTGCCGCACTTTCCGGTGAACTCGGGCTGAGCGAGGAGGATGCAAGCAAAATTAAAGGGCTGGAAACATTTTGGCTATATGATATCGGCAATGATGGGATCTACGATGGAATAGATATAAACGGAAGCTATCTCTCCGATACCAGCGTAGTTAAGTTAGAGAATGAATTTGTGATTCGCACCAGCGTTCTGGATCCGGGTGTACTGGAAACCCTGGAGAACAGCCTGGTGAATTATCTGGAAACAAAACCATATTTAATTACTCTCAATAAACAAAGGCTGGCAGAACTGGAGGCACAACTTAAGCAGACAAGTTATGAAATAGAAAAACTCGACAGCCTGCAAAAAAGGGAGTATTATACGAACCCGGACCATCTGAGACAACAGGAGGGTCAGGTGGTTTTTACTTCTGAGAAAACAGTCAGGACCTTTCATGATGATATGTTCAGGCTTCTGGAATTAAAACAGGAATGCGAGCGGGACTTAAACATCTACAGTGAAGTAGCGACAGTCATAGAAGGCTTTTCAATCCCAAAGAATCCTGAGAACGGATCCGTCAATTATTTGAAGATGTTGATATGGTACTTCCTGGGATTTGCATTATTACTTTCAGTCATAATTACATTCAGAAAGAAGATCTGGCCTAAATTATAAACCCATTTAATTGGAAAGCCTTTGTCGTAAACTTGCCCAAAGCCCTTTCTCTCTTAAGACAAAATGCCGATTGAGAATTCAGTTGGATAATCTTATTTCTATTAATTGAAAAGCAGAATACAAATACAGATTTCCAAGTTGCACAGCTTAATTAAGCAGAACATGACCTTGGTTCAGAACTTTTCTTATTTATCTGCTTTACAGATATTTAACATGATGGTTCCTCTTATCACCTTGCCATATTTACTTAAAGTATTGGGTAGGGAGACATATGGTTTAGTAATTTTTGCACAGGCAATTGTCTCATATTTTCAGATACTTATAGATTTTGGATTCAATTTATCCTCTACAAGAAACATTTCAATTCATAGAAATGATAAGGATAAAATCTCCGAGATTGTCTCCAGTACATTATTATTAAAAGGATTGCTATTTATATGCTCGGTATTGATTCTGACCATGGGCATCTCTCTTTTTCCAAAAATAAATGAAAATAGAACCCTGTTCCTCCTTATGATGCACCTGGGTTTGTATGAATGGATTTTTCCAATTTGGTATTTTCAGGGGCTTGAAAAAATGAAATACATAACACTCATTAATCTAGTGAGTAGAGTTATATTCTTATCACTTGTTTTCATTCTTATAAAACATGAGAATGATTACCTGAAGGTTCCGATTATTAACGGTCTTGGTGCTCTGATTGCTGGTATAGTTGCATTGTTTATCGTTTTTAAGAGGGATAGAGTAAAGTTTGTATTTCCTAAAAGAACAGTAGTGAAGCATTATTTTTTTGATAGCCTTCCGCTTTTTTTTGCAAACATAGCAGGTAAGATTAAAATACTTACTAATAAAGCTGTTTTAGGTTCATTTGTAGGGATGGAAAGTGTCGCATTATATGATATTGCTGATAAGATCAAGGCCGTATTCTTAGCATTCTTACAGATTATTGGCCAGGTATTGTTTCCTAATGTATCACAAACCAGGAATAGGAATCTAACCCGGAGAGGAGTACGGTTCATACTATTTGTTGGTCTTGGTTTCTATCTGTTTTCAGGTGTACTATTGGCCATTGTTATACCAGTGTATTTTTCTGAATACATGGAGATTATAAAATTGTTTTGGATACTTGGTTTATTAATTATCATTCAACCAGTCAGTTATTTAATAGGGACTGGCGTATTGCTGGTGAATGATTTGAAGCATCAATATACACGTAATTTATACATCTCAATGGCAGTCTATTTAGTCTTGATCGGAATCTGTTTTATACTGGGTATAATAAGTATCTATACTACCGCTTATTGTCTGGTATTATCAGCAATTACAGGGTTGACTGGTAATGTTATTGTTTGCAACAGGAATAGAATACTTAACTGGGTAATATGATATATGAAATTGAGAAATGGTATGTTAAACACACACTTGAGAAATCATTTCTTAAAAGTGACGGAATAATAAATATACATCGATTGAACACTACTAATAGTGGTGACTTGAAATGCGCCCCATATCTATATTTCCCGGAACTCAACAAGTTCGCGAAACTAGACATCCTTGGTTATCTAGGTCGAGACTTAAGAAAGACAAGAAGATGGACCAAATCTGTGTTAAATAGAGATATTGTTTTGGGTGGAGGAGGTTTGCTTGATAGAGACTCCTTTTTTCATAGCATAGATATGATGAAATTGTTATTATCGAAAGGCAGGAAAATTGTGCCATGGGGTGTGGGACACAATCACCCATCATTAAAAGTGAGCAAGCGCTTCTTTAAGCAAATAAATGATTTTAAGTTAATTGGATTAAGGGATTATGGTATAGTTGGTGTCGAATGGGTACCCTGTGTCAGTTGTATGAATGATGTATTTGATAAAGGTTTTGAGCAAAAGCTTGAAGTAGGAATTATCAGGCACGAAACATTCGATCTTGAGAAAGCAGACAGTATGGAGGTCCCTATACTTTCAAACAATGCCCCTTTTGATGAGATTATTAGCTTCATAGGGGGATTAGAAACACTGATTACGAATAGTTATCATGCCATGTATTGGGCTATGCTAATGAGAAGGAAAGTAATCGTTGTACCAAATTCCTCCAAAATGAGCAGCTTCAAATATCAGCCGCCATTATGCAATGATATTAAAGACTATAAATCCTATTTGAAAAAATCCTTTGTGGTTGAGGGCTTACTGGAAGAGTGCAGAGAATTGAATCAGAATTTCTCAGTTAAGGTTTTTGAATATTTGAATATAGTCTAAGTGTTTCACAACTAATTGGTATTTCTATGAATATCCTGGTGAATCTTAATTCATCACTGAAGAATAAGAAAGACCCTTTTCATGGTGGTAATGAATACTCAAATAGAGTATGTACTGAGATAATTGAATCCAATTCTTCATGGAAGCATGATTTGTTCTTTTACTGCAATACTGAAGAGTTGCTTGAACCCGGTTTACGAAAAAAGATTAATGAGGATGACTATTGCAAACTTCTTACCCAGAGAGAATACAATCAATTGGAAGATGCAATTAAAAACCTCAGGATTGAGAGGTTATTTGATCCATTGGGGGGGATAGAAATAGGACAATACTCATTGGAAAATATAGAGGTGGTCTATACCATTCATGGGTTAAGGCCAATTGAAATGCCAACTGATATTAATGAATATTATCTGGAGAGTAGAATAAAGTACATTATAAAAAGTCTATTCTCACCAGCCTATAAAAAGAAGGTAAAACGGAATTTCAAGGCATCGATAGAACTGAAAGCAAAGTCAAAAAAGCTTATAGTCGTCTCCAACCACACGAAATATACGATTATTTCAGAGTTCAATATAGATCCCGGTGATGTATGCGTGTTATACAGTCCTGAAAAAGCTTTTCCAATTATATCTGAAGCTGAAGAGGAGATATTTTTTAATAGAATTGAAGATATCGATAAAGAAAAGTATTATTTAATCGTGAGTTCCAAACGTTGGATAAAGAATACTTTTCGAGCTATAAAAGCTTTTGATGAACTTATTAGTCACGGGCAAATCAAGCATAAAATAGTATTAACCGGTGCAAACGATAAGGTAAAGCGATTAATTAAAAAGAAGAATATGTTTTGTATTCTTGATTATGTCGAAGCCGGAGATTTGGAAATCCTGTATAAAAATGCCTTTGCTCTGGTATATCCTTCGCTAAATGAAGGCTTTGGTTATCCCCCACTTGAAGCTATGAAATATGGCACTCCCGTGATTTCTGCATCAATTACTTCAATTCCTGAAGTTGTTGGCGATGCTTCTCTGAGCTTCAATCCATTATCAGTACTTGAATTAAAAGCCAGATTGCTTCACATGCAAAATGACAAAGAATTGTATGACAGATTAGTTGTACAAGGTCAAAAAAGATACCAGATAATTAACAGGAAGCAGAAAGAGGATTTGAGGAAAATTGTAGAGATCATATTATCCTAAATGAGGTTAACCCTGCTAAATAGTAGAAAATACTACTTGCTGTTCTTGGCGGGAGCTTTTACTATATTAAATATCTTCTTGATTTTAGTTCTCAATTTTCACTCGCTGTTTTCGTACGCTTACACGATTTTGGCTTTTACTATCCTTCAGTATCTAATAGTTGAGAAAGAATTCTTTATAAGAAACTATTTGGTTCTGCAATTATATGTTCTCCTGGCACTTCTCTTATACCAGGCTCAACTTATAATCATGCCGGACTGGAAGGGTTTTTCGGGTATGTATAAAGTTGGCACTGACGATAGTAGCTTCTACGCTGGAGTTGCAGATGATATCTCCAGTATCCCAACTATTGCAAGAGGGTATATTGGTATGGATTATAAATATGTTAATTTTTTAAAACTATTATATCCATTTAAGATAAATCATCCTTTAACCATAATAGTACCGAATCTTATTGGAATTGGTTTCATCCCATATCTCACATACAAAACTAGTTACTCATTAACCGGTGATCATAAAACTAGTAAAATAGCTTTTATTTTGGTTATGATCTGTCCGGTAATTCTATCCAACGGACTGATATTAATGAGAGATGGGTGGACCGCTTTTCTAATTATTGCAGGTATCTACTATTTGCTTGAAAAGAGAATACTTCAGTATATCATAGCACTTCTTTTGCTTTCTTATCTCAGGTTGGGATCAGGAATACTTCTCGCAATTGCACCTCTTTTTTATCTGAAGCAATTTTTTTTCTCCGGGTCCCTTTTACAGCAAGTTTTAAAAATTTTAGCTGCTGTAGTTGTAGTTACTGCTTTTTTTAGTTTTGGATTACCACTATTATTAGAATTTATGGAGTCTAAAGGAGTCTCTGGTTTTGCGCGACAAGAATTTGTAGAAACTTTTATCAAAAGAACTGATAGTGATTCTGTAATATATGCCATATATACAAAGCCAGCTTATTTGCAAGTCCCACTGGGATTTCTTTTCTTTTTGTTTGCTCCGTTTCTAACCTTTCAATTCTATACCGAAGGAGTATTTAACATTCGAAACATTATGTTCACCACAATAATGCCAATTTTATCTTTGGTGTATTTCAGGTATTTCTTTTCGGGTGTTTTGTATTCTCTTAAAAAGAAAGAACCATCTTTAAAAAGGTTCATTTTTGTTCTGTTCTTTATGATTCTCATAATCAGTCAACTCTCAATACAGCCCAGACATAAGACATCTATCATGCCCTTATTTTATATACTCGTGGCATTTGGGGTGAATTATAACGATAAGTTGTCAAGACAATTGAGTTTGTCTTTCGCCATTCTACTTGGACTTATCCAGGTTTACACGCTAATTTAGAATCATTTGATAATAATTATCACACAGCACATATAATGAGATTACTAATTAATACTGCAAATCTAAGAGTTGGAGGAGCCTGGCAAAGGTCGATTTCATTTATTGAAGAACTTAAGAAATTTCCGGAGAATGAATATTTCATTTACTATACAGACGAGTTAAAAAAGCATATAAATATCTCACTTTTCCCGGAGAATTTCAATTTCTATCATTTTGAAAGAAGTCCTGCAAGATTGCTTTCGAGACGTGGTATAGTGAAGAAATTTAACAGATTAGAAAAGAAGATTATACCTGATCTTGTGTTTTCTTTTGTAGGTCCGGCATATTGGAGACCCAGATCCATACATCTGGTAGGCTTTGGAATTCCTCATATTGTTTACTCCGAATACAGGCATGTAAAAGAACTGGGTTTAAAAGACAAGTTAGCGATTTGGTATAAAAAACAGTGGACAAAGAAAGAGGCTGATTATTATGTTGTCCAGACCGGGGATGTAAAAAACAGGCTTGCCGAAAAAGCAAATGTCCCGAATGAAAAAATCTTCATTGTCTCCAATGGTTATGGAAGTCAGTATGACAATTTTAATTTGTCTATTGCAAAAAAGGAGCAGCTAAGAAAACTGTTATTGATAAGCACTTATAGAAAAAACAAGAATATTGACATCATAAATGATTTGATTATTGAACTGAAAAAGAGGAAATTCCAATGTGAGTTTCATATAACAATTGATGATGAGGTGTATGAACAAGTATTTTCCGGCAATGAATCCTGGGTAAAAAATCATGGTCACGTGCCTTCAGCAAAGGGGCCGGAACTCTATAGTCAGTGTGATGCCATGTTTCTGCCTACTTTGCTGGAATGCTTTTCTGCCTCCTATCCAGAGGCAATGCGAATGGAGATCCCAATCTTAACTTCAGATTATTCCTTTGCAACATCCATATGTGGTGATGCTGCATTATATTTTGACCCCTATGATGTGAAGGATATGGCTGAAAAGATTATTCAATTATACAGTGATGATAAGTTATATAAATCTCTAATTGTTAATGGATTAAAAAGATTAGAGGCTTTTGACAACCCGGAAGTGCGCACAAGAAAGTATCTTGAGATTTGTAGGAAGCTGATATCGAATAATAATACAAAACCAGCATGAGATCATACATTCAACTCTATACAGTATCGGGTTTTGCGAGGTTGGTTTATAATACCATACGAACGCGTTTGTTTTACCCCAGAGCGAAAATTGTCCGTTTCCCAATTGATTTCCGAGGTCTGCAATATATAGAATATGGAAAGGGTTTTACAACAGGAAGGTCCTGCCGGATTGAGGCATATCCACAGAATAAAGGAAGTATTACGGTAAAGATCGGAGAGAACTTTCAGATGAACGATTATGTGCATATCACAGGGATTTCAAGAGTTGAAATTGGGAATAATGTTCTGATTGCAAGCAAGGTATATATTTCTGATATGTCTCACGGGAGCTACCAGGGTAATGAACATGACAGTCATCCTGACTCGATACCCAAAGAAAGGCCTCTATTCAGTAAGCCTATATTCATTGAAGACAATGTTTGGATTGGAGAAATGGTTACCGTCCTGCCAGGTGTTACGATTGGAAAAGGAAGTATAATCGGGGCTAATTCTGTTGTTTCAAAAAATATTCCGGAATTCTGTATTGCTGCAGGTAATCCTGCACACGTGATTAAACGATTCAACCGGGAACAAAATAAATGGGAGCGAACACTGTGAGGTTGAAGGAGAATATTAGTTTTTTGAAATCACATAGTTGTGTATCTTAGCTAACTATATATATTTGGTATCCATTCAGGATAAAAGAGAGAATTAATGGGAAACGATTTGATATCTGCTTCTCTAGTAGCCTATCATAATCCAAAGAATGAGATTAAATCTGTAGCAGATGCATTCCTAGCATCTGGGTTGAATTGTGTTCTTTTTATTGTAGATAACTCAAGCAATAGAGAACTTGAAGTTATTTGCACTGACGAAAGAATTAATTACATCCATAATGACTCAAATCTAGGATTTGGAAAAGCGCACAACATTGCAATAAGAAAGGCAATAGGTATGAATATTGCGTATCATTTCGTGCTTAATCCGGATGTGAATTTCCAGCCAGAAATCATAGTA comes from Bacteroidales bacterium and encodes:
- a CDS encoding MraY family glycosyltransferase; the encoded protein is MIFNTDFYEVFLPPYVLIGIAILFSFLVTFVAIPSIVRVSVSRKLMALPNGRTSHINPTPNLGGVAIFAGVIVSSVIFTGITTAHELKYIIAAMLIVFFVGLKDDLHPMVAYKKFIGQSVAVLFILVPGDFHLASLHGLLGIEELSYFFSLAITYILFMALINSFNLIDGIDGLASGIGIINSIFFGIVFLLGNHLAYAVMSFILASSLIAFFYYNVFSKKNKIFLGDTGAMLTGLILAIFAVRFLNFESDSLFLSQSQSAPAVLLCVLIVPIFDTARVFILRIFRRKSPFEADRTHIHHRLLELSRTHLKATSIILSVNLLFIAIGLIFRNINTLLLIVITLALASALSYIPVYLRRNTKD
- a CDS encoding oligosaccharide flippase family protein, which gives rise to MTLVQNFSYLSALQIFNMMVPLITLPYLLKVLGRETYGLVIFAQAIVSYFQILIDFGFNLSSTRNISIHRNDKDKISEIVSSTLLLKGLLFICSVLILTMGISLFPKINENRTLFLLMMHLGLYEWIFPIWYFQGLEKMKYITLINLVSRVIFLSLVFILIKHENDYLKVPIINGLGALIAGIVALFIVFKRDRVKFVFPKRTVVKHYFFDSLPLFFANIAGKIKILTNKAVLGSFVGMESVALYDIADKIKAVFLAFLQIIGQVLFPNVSQTRNRNLTRRGVRFILFVGLGFYLFSGVLLAIVIPVYFSEYMEIIKLFWILGLLIIIQPVSYLIGTGVLLVNDLKHQYTRNLYISMAVYLVLIGICFILGIISIYTTAYCLVLSAITGLTGNVIVCNRNRILNWVI
- a CDS encoding polysaccharide pyruvyl transferase family protein — translated: MIYEIEKWYVKHTLEKSFLKSDGIINIHRLNTTNSGDLKCAPYLYFPELNKFAKLDILGYLGRDLRKTRRWTKSVLNRDIVLGGGGLLDRDSFFHSIDMMKLLLSKGRKIVPWGVGHNHPSLKVSKRFFKQINDFKLIGLRDYGIVGVEWVPCVSCMNDVFDKGFEQKLEVGIIRHETFDLEKADSMEVPILSNNAPFDEIISFIGGLETLITNSYHAMYWAMLMRRKVIVVPNSSKMSSFKYQPPLCNDIKDYKSYLKKSFVVEGLLEECRELNQNFSVKVFEYLNIV
- a CDS encoding glycosyltransferase produces the protein MNILVNLNSSLKNKKDPFHGGNEYSNRVCTEIIESNSSWKHDLFFYCNTEELLEPGLRKKINEDDYCKLLTQREYNQLEDAIKNLRIERLFDPLGGIEIGQYSLENIEVVYTIHGLRPIEMPTDINEYYLESRIKYIIKSLFSPAYKKKVKRNFKASIELKAKSKKLIVVSNHTKYTIISEFNIDPGDVCVLYSPEKAFPIISEAEEEIFFNRIEDIDKEKYYLIVSSKRWIKNTFRAIKAFDELISHGQIKHKIVLTGANDKVKRLIKKKNMFCILDYVEAGDLEILYKNAFALVYPSLNEGFGYPPLEAMKYGTPVISASITSIPEVVGDASLSFNPLSVLELKARLLHMQNDKELYDRLVVQGQKRYQIINRKQKEDLRKIVEIILS
- a CDS encoding EpsG family protein; protein product: MPDWKGFSGMYKVGTDDSSFYAGVADDISSIPTIARGYIGMDYKYVNFLKLLYPFKINHPLTIIVPNLIGIGFIPYLTYKTSYSLTGDHKTSKIAFILVMICPVILSNGLILMRDGWTAFLIIAGIYYLLEKRILQYIIALLLLSYLRLGSGILLAIAPLFYLKQFFFSGSLLQQVLKILAAVVVVTAFFSFGLPLLLEFMESKGVSGFARQEFVETFIKRTDSDSVIYAIYTKPAYLQVPLGFLFFLFAPFLTFQFYTEGVFNIRNIMFTTIMPILSLVYFRYFFSGVLYSLKKKEPSLKRFIFVLFFMILIISQLSIQPRHKTSIMPLFYILVAFGVNYNDKLSRQLSLSFAILLGLIQVYTLI
- a CDS encoding glycosyltransferase; this translates as MRLLINTANLRVGGAWQRSISFIEELKKFPENEYFIYYTDELKKHINISLFPENFNFYHFERSPARLLSRRGIVKKFNRLEKKIIPDLVFSFVGPAYWRPRSIHLVGFGIPHIVYSEYRHVKELGLKDKLAIWYKKQWTKKEADYYVVQTGDVKNRLAEKANVPNEKIFIVSNGYGSQYDNFNLSIAKKEQLRKLLLISTYRKNKNIDIINDLIIELKKRKFQCEFHITIDDEVYEQVFSGNESWVKNHGHVPSAKGPELYSQCDAMFLPTLLECFSASYPEAMRMEIPILTSDYSFATSICGDAALYFDPYDVKDMAEKIIQLYSDDKLYKSLIVNGLKRLEAFDNPEVRTRKYLEICRKLISNNNTKPA
- a CDS encoding DapH/DapD/GlmU-related protein, with protein sequence MRSYIQLYTVSGFARLVYNTIRTRLFYPRAKIVRFPIDFRGLQYIEYGKGFTTGRSCRIEAYPQNKGSITVKIGENFQMNDYVHITGISRVEIGNNVLIASKVYISDMSHGSYQGNEHDSHPDSIPKERPLFSKPIFIEDNVWIGEMVTVLPGVTIGKGSIIGANSVVSKNIPEFCIAAGNPAHVIKRFNREQNKWERTL